One stretch of Caloenas nicobarica isolate bCalNic1 chromosome 2, bCalNic1.hap1, whole genome shotgun sequence DNA includes these proteins:
- the ACTR3B gene encoding actin-related protein 3B isoform X2 has translation MASYLPPCVIDGGTGYTKLGYAGNTEPQFIIPSCIAIRESAKVGDQAQRRVMKGVDDLDFFIGDEAIDKPTYATKWPIRHGIVEDWDLMERFMEQVIFKYLRAEPEDHYFLMTEPPLNTPENREYLAEIMFESFNIPGLYIAVQAVLALAASWTSRQVGERTLTGIVIDSGDGVTHVIPVAEGYVIGSCIKHIPIAGRDITYFIQQLLREREVGIPPEQSLETAKAIKEKYCYICPDIVKEFAKYDGDPRKWIKQYTGINAINKSKFVIDVGYERFLGPEIFFHPEFANPDFMESISDVVDEVIQNCPIDVRRPLYKNVVLSGGSTMFRDFGRRLQRDLKRVVDARLRLSEELSGGRIKPKPVEVQVITHHMQRYAVWFGGSMLASTSFSKYVTPRKTMKSMALVFVVIILFLESCHNARLMETRSLSCW, from the exons GTATACGAAACTTGGCTATGCAGGAAATACAGAACCTCAGTTCATTATCCCATCAT GTATTGCAATCCGAGAATCAGCCAAAGTAGGTGACCAGGCTCAGAGGAGGGTAATGAAAGGCGTTGATGATCTGGACTTTTTCATAGGAGATGAAGCCATAGATAAACCTACCTATGCTACAAAG TGGCCTATTCGACATGGAATTGTTGAAGACTGGGACCTCATGGAGAGATTCATGGAGCAGgtcatttttaaatacctaCGAGCTGAACCTGAGGATCACTATTTTTTAATG acagAGCCTCCACTGAACACACCAGAAAACAGAGAGTATCTTGCAGAAATCATGTTTGAATCGTTTAACATACCAGGACTTTACATCGCTGTTCAG GCAGTGCTGGCCTTAGCAGCCTCTTGGACGTCACGGCAGGTTGGAGAACGTACTTTGACAGGAATTGTCATCGACAGTGGTGACGGAGTGACTCACGTAATTCCTGTG GCAGAAGGCTATGTCATTGGAAGTTGCATCAAACATATTCCTATTGCAGGTAGAGATATTACTTACTTTATTCAACAACTCCTAAGGGAAAGGGAGGTGGGAATTCCTCCTGAACAATCTCTGGAGACAGCAAAAGCCATAAAG GAGAAATACTGTTACATTTGCCCGGATATAGTGAAAGAATTTGCCAAGTACGACGGAGATCCTCGAAAATGGATCAAACAGTACACGGGCATCAACGCCATCAACAAAAGCAAGTTTGTTATAGATGTCGGCTATGAAAGGTTCCTTGGGcctgaaattttctttcatcctGAG tTTGCTAATCCTGATTTTATGGAATCCATTTCGGATGTAGTTGATGAAGTTATACAGAACTGTCCCATTGATGTCCGACGTCCATTATATAAG AATGTGGTCCTCTCAGGAGGATCCACGATGTTCAGGGACTTTGGACGACGACTGCAACGGGATTTGAAGAGAGTAGTGGATGCGAGATTGCGACTTAGTGAGGAACTCAGTGGCGGTCGGATAAAA CCCAAACCAGTTGAAGTTCAAGTGATAACACACCACATGCAGCGTTATGCAGTTTGGTTTGGCGGTTCCATGCTGGCTTCAACA AGTTTTTCCAAGTATGTCACACCAAGAAAGACTATGAAGAGTATGGCCCTAGTATTTGTCGTCATAATCCTGTTTTTGGAGTCATGTCATAATGCTCGTCTGATGGAAACAAGATCTCTATCTTGCTGGTGA
- the ACTR3B gene encoding actin-related protein 3B isoform X1, which yields MASYLPPCVIDGGTGYTKLGYAGNTEPQFIIPSCIAIRESAKVGDQAQRRVMKGVDDLDFFIGDEAIDKPTYATKWPIRHGIVEDWDLMERFMEQVIFKYLRAEPEDHYFLMTEPPLNTPENREYLAEIMFESFNIPGLYIAVQAVLALAASWTSRQVGERTLTGIVIDSGDGVTHVIPVAEGYVIGSCIKHIPIAGRDITYFIQQLLREREVGIPPEQSLETAKAIKEKYCYICPDIVKEFAKYDGDPRKWIKQYTGINAINKSKFVIDVGYERFLGPEIFFHPEFANPDFMESISDVVDEVIQNCPIDVRRPLYKNVVLSGGSTMFRDFGRRLQRDLKRVVDARLRLSEELSGGRIKPKPVEVQVITHHMQRYAVWFGGSMLASTPEFFQVCHTKKDYEEYGPSICRHNPVFGVMS from the exons GTATACGAAACTTGGCTATGCAGGAAATACAGAACCTCAGTTCATTATCCCATCAT GTATTGCAATCCGAGAATCAGCCAAAGTAGGTGACCAGGCTCAGAGGAGGGTAATGAAAGGCGTTGATGATCTGGACTTTTTCATAGGAGATGAAGCCATAGATAAACCTACCTATGCTACAAAG TGGCCTATTCGACATGGAATTGTTGAAGACTGGGACCTCATGGAGAGATTCATGGAGCAGgtcatttttaaatacctaCGAGCTGAACCTGAGGATCACTATTTTTTAATG acagAGCCTCCACTGAACACACCAGAAAACAGAGAGTATCTTGCAGAAATCATGTTTGAATCGTTTAACATACCAGGACTTTACATCGCTGTTCAG GCAGTGCTGGCCTTAGCAGCCTCTTGGACGTCACGGCAGGTTGGAGAACGTACTTTGACAGGAATTGTCATCGACAGTGGTGACGGAGTGACTCACGTAATTCCTGTG GCAGAAGGCTATGTCATTGGAAGTTGCATCAAACATATTCCTATTGCAGGTAGAGATATTACTTACTTTATTCAACAACTCCTAAGGGAAAGGGAGGTGGGAATTCCTCCTGAACAATCTCTGGAGACAGCAAAAGCCATAAAG GAGAAATACTGTTACATTTGCCCGGATATAGTGAAAGAATTTGCCAAGTACGACGGAGATCCTCGAAAATGGATCAAACAGTACACGGGCATCAACGCCATCAACAAAAGCAAGTTTGTTATAGATGTCGGCTATGAAAGGTTCCTTGGGcctgaaattttctttcatcctGAG tTTGCTAATCCTGATTTTATGGAATCCATTTCGGATGTAGTTGATGAAGTTATACAGAACTGTCCCATTGATGTCCGACGTCCATTATATAAG AATGTGGTCCTCTCAGGAGGATCCACGATGTTCAGGGACTTTGGACGACGACTGCAACGGGATTTGAAGAGAGTAGTGGATGCGAGATTGCGACTTAGTGAGGAACTCAGTGGCGGTCGGATAAAA CCCAAACCAGTTGAAGTTCAAGTGATAACACACCACATGCAGCGTTATGCAGTTTGGTTTGGCGGTTCCATGCTGGCTTCAACA CCAGAGTTTTTCCAAGTATGTCACACCAAGAAAGACTATGAAGAGTATGGCCCTAGTATTTGTCGTCATAATCCTGTTTTTGGAGTCATGTCATAA